The Phycisphaerae bacterium genomic interval ATGACGCTGACCACGATCAAAACCATGGCCACGCACAGGCAGACCGCCGCCACGGCAAAAAAGGCGATCCGCCGGCGACGAAGATACCGTAGACAGAGGAAAAGCTTGTACATTAGACCTCGTCCGCCAAGTCATCCGGTCCGACCAGGTCCTCCTCCTCACCGATGGCCTTCGGCCGTTGGAGTGGAAACAGAATGACATCGCGGATACTACTCGAGTTCGTGAGCATCATGACCAGTCGGTCGATCCCCACGCCAAGACCGCCGGCTGGAGGCATGCCGTACTGCAGGGCGAGAACGAAGTCCTCGTCGAATACGGCCATGGTCTCATCACGCTTCTCGCCGACCAGCGTGCGGCGGAAGTTCTCCTCCTGCACGGCCGGGTCGTTCAACTCCGTGTAGGCGTTGGCCAGCTCGCAACCGGCGACAAACGCCTCAAACCTCAGCGCAATGCTCGGGTCATCCGCCTTCCGGCGGGTCAGCGGACACAGCGGAGCCGGATAGTCGAGGACAAATGCCGGCTGGATCAGCTTCGGCTCGACCGCGGCCTCAAACAGCTCGTTCACGACCAGTTCATCGGCCAGTCCCTCGTGTTCGATCCCCAGCGAAGCCGCCTTCTTCCGGACCGCGGAATAGTCGGTCATTTTCACGCCGGCATGTTCCTCAAGTAGATCCGCGTAGTGGCGCCGCGGCCAGGGCGGGGCAAAGTCGATATCGTGCCTGTCGAACTGCCGCTTGAAGCCGCCGCCGATCCGCTCGATCGCGGCCGCGACCATGGCCTCGGTGATGTCCATCATGTCGTTGTAGTCGCCGTAAGCCTGATATACTTCCAGCAGAGTGAACTCCGGGTTGTGCTGGGTGTCGATTCCTTCGTTGCGGAACACCCGGGCGAACTCGAAAACCCGCTCGATCCCCCCTACCAGCAGCCGCTTGAGGTACAGCTCCGGACTGATCCGCAGGAAGAGCTGCATGTCCAGCGTGTTGTGGTGAGTCGTGAACGGCCGGGCCGCCGCGCCGCCGTAAATCGGCTGCAGGACCGGCGTCTCGACCTCAAAAAACGCCCGATCCACCAGGCAGCGACGGATCGCGTCGATGATCAGACTCCGCTGCTTGAAGGTCTCGCGAACCTGCGGATTGGTGAACAGGTCCACATACCGGCGCCGATAGCGGAGGTCAACGTCCTTGAGGCCGTGCCACTTGGCCGGCGGAGGCTGAATCGCCTTGCTCAGTACGGTGAGTGAGGTCGGCCAGATGGTCAGCTCCCCGGTCTTGGTCTTCCCCATCGGGCCTTCCACGCCGATGATGTCACCAAGGTTGAGCAACTTGATCGCCACCTCAAACTCCTCGGGCTTCACCGCCGCCTTGCTGACCCCGATTTGGAAATCGCCGGTCCCGTCGCGGAGTGTCATGAAGACCAGCTTGCCGCACGGGCGATGAAGCATGACCCGCCCGGCAACGCGGTAGCTCTGGTCGGGGGCGTGCTGGCCAGGTTGAAGATTGAGGGCCTCACCCTTGTGGCGGAGTTCTACGAGCGGCACCGCCCCAGGAAACCGCCGCCCGTAGGGATCCACCTGCAGTTCTCGGAGCTTGTCAAGCTTGAGCTTACGATCCAGAACTTGTTGGTTTTCAGCCATAGGCGGGTCATCGTAAAGCCCGCAGGGATCTGACGCAACGGCCTGACGAGGCCCCAGAAGAACCTCTGAGCCCGTCAGGCAAACCGCCGGCGCGGTCTCACCGCTCCCTCCGCACTTCCGGCGTCCCCGCGGCCTGGGCCTCCAAGGCCAGCGAGTCCATCCGGCCAGCCGCGAGCAGGTGTACCCCCAACGCCGCGATCATCGCCCCGTTGTCCGTACAGTAGCACATCGGCGTCAGGTGAAGGGTCACGCTTGTCTTCTGGCAGGCGGCGGCCAGAGATTCACGCAGGTACCGGTTGGCCGCAACCCCCCCGCCGATCACGACCGTCCGCGTGCCAGTCCGCTCAACCGCTCGCAGAGTCTTGGCCACCAGAACCCCAACTGCGGCGCTCTGGAAACTGGCGGCCACGTCGGCCACATCCTGCGAACTCATGCGCGCCAAACCTCCGGTGGTCTTGCCCGGCCCGTGGACCCGGTACAGAACCGCCGTCTTGATCCCGCTGAAACTGAAATCGAGCGACTCGTCACCTAGCATGGTCCGAGGAAAATCATACGCCCGGGAGTTGCCCGAAGCCGCCGCCTTCTCCACAACCGGCCCACCTGGAAAGCCCAAACCCAGGATGCTGGCCACCTTGTCGAACGCCTCGCCCGCTGCATCGTCAATCGTCGTACCCAAAGTCTCGATATCCAGCGGCCCGCGAACCAGCATCAGGGATGTGTGACCGCCGCTAACCACCAAAGCGACCGCCGGCCAAGGCAAGGCGGCCGGCCCCAGATCAATCGCCGCACTGCAGGCGTGGGCGTGAACATGGTTCACGCCGATCAACGGCTTGCCCCAAGCCAGAGCCAGAGTCTTGGCCGCGGTAACACCGATCAACAGGCAACCCATCAGCCCAGGCCGGGCGGTAACGGCTATGGCGTCGATCTCATCCCGCCCTACCCCTGCACCCGCCATCGCTTCCTGAATCGCACCATCGAGATTCTCAATGTGAGCCCGGGACGCCAATTCCGGCACGACCCCACCGTACTTGGCGTGAACATCGAACTGGGTCGCAACCACATTGGATCGCACCCGGTGGGCACCGGTCATGACCGCGACCGAGGTCTCGTCGCACGACGTCTCTATACCCAAAACGGTGAGCCCGCGACCACCCTCTGACATCGAGCAAGCCGTCATCTCTGTCATCCGTTCCCTTTTACAGGACCGGCCACCGCGGGGCAAACGAGCAAACCCTGGACATGACGGAAACAACACCCGGCGAGGCAAGCGGGGGGACGTGAACGCGGTCGCTTGCCCAGCGACACGTTCTACTCGATACTCAGATACGGTCGGCCGCAGACCTGTCTCTTTGGAGGACAGAACGATGAGCGAGTCGTCGCTTGCCTTGCCCGCCTTGATTGAATCCGAGGAACAGTTGGACGACGTCCTGACTGAACCCACCCCCAGCCTGGTTAAGAACTTGAGCGGTCTCGACGGGGATATCATCATCCTGGGCGTCGCCGGCAAGATGGGTCCCACGCTCGCTCGACTGGCACGGCGGGCGCTCGACCAGGCGGGCAGCACCTCGCGGGTGATCGGCGTGGCCCGGTTCAGCGAGCCCGGGCTCCGCGAGCAGCTGGAGCGGCGAGGAATCGAGACCCTCGCCGGTGACCTCCTGGAACCCGACGTGCTGGCCGGCTTGCCGGACGCACCCAACGTCATCTATCTGGCCGGACGAAAGTTCGGATCGACCGGCCAGGAGGAACTGACCTGGGCCATGAATGCCTACCTGCCTGCCCGAGTGGCGGAGAAGTACAGGCAATCACGCATCGTCGCCCTCTCGACCGGCAACGTCTATCCGCTGACTCCGGTGAGC includes:
- the lysS gene encoding lysine--tRNA ligase; translated protein: MAENQQVLDRKLKLDKLRELQVDPYGRRFPGAVPLVELRHKGEALNLQPGQHAPDQSYRVAGRVMLHRPCGKLVFMTLRDGTGDFQIGVSKAAVKPEEFEVAIKLLNLGDIIGVEGPMGKTKTGELTIWPTSLTVLSKAIQPPPAKWHGLKDVDLRYRRRYVDLFTNPQVRETFKQRSLIIDAIRRCLVDRAFFEVETPVLQPIYGGAAARPFTTHHNTLDMQLFLRISPELYLKRLLVGGIERVFEFARVFRNEGIDTQHNPEFTLLEVYQAYGDYNDMMDITEAMVAAAIERIGGGFKRQFDRHDIDFAPPWPRRHYADLLEEHAGVKMTDYSAVRKKAASLGIEHEGLADELVVNELFEAAVEPKLIQPAFVLDYPAPLCPLTRRKADDPSIALRFEAFVAGCELANAYTELNDPAVQEENFRRTLVGEKRDETMAVFDEDFVLALQYGMPPAGGLGVGIDRLVMMLTNSSSIRDVILFPLQRPKAIGEEEDLVGPDDLADEV
- the tsaD gene encoding tRNA (adenosine(37)-N6)-threonylcarbamoyltransferase complex transferase subunit TsaD, which gives rise to MSEGGRGLTVLGIETSCDETSVAVMTGAHRVRSNVVATQFDVHAKYGGVVPELASRAHIENLDGAIQEAMAGAGVGRDEIDAIAVTARPGLMGCLLIGVTAAKTLALAWGKPLIGVNHVHAHACSAAIDLGPAALPWPAVALVVSGGHTSLMLVRGPLDIETLGTTIDDAAGEAFDKVASILGLGFPGGPVVEKAAASGNSRAYDFPRTMLGDESLDFSFSGIKTAVLYRVHGPGKTTGGLARMSSQDVADVAASFQSAAVGVLVAKTLRAVERTGTRTVVIGGGVAANRYLRESLAAACQKTSVTLHLTPMCYCTDNGAMIAALGVHLLAAGRMDSLALEAQAAGTPEVRRER